From Acropora muricata isolate sample 2 chromosome 14, ASM3666990v1, whole genome shotgun sequence, one genomic window encodes:
- the LOC136897826 gene encoding uncharacterized protein, with protein sequence MVQGNMKFYCLVIYLALAVSLVSGVCIHLDLGMENGVIPDSRITASSELNAGTPAKNGRLNYVAGPSWCAQTNDSNPYLQIDLQSPHVICAVSIQGNSKADEWVETYTIQISTDGVHWTDYDNDGNPKIFFGNTDRNSEAKAIIGVVTRWLRIVGKTKHNKFCMRAELFGVKRHPENLALMKVAAQSSRHNDSSGANNAVDGNRNPLFNANGNCALTNQGDPSWWRVDLGTNRVPVSDVLIVNRLLPPSALQTNGYYNITIGDDSNVERNLACNGLVRFQDFIASSVCYRNPLKTGRYVGILTTQGRRSILSLCEVEIYSRENLAFNKPTKMIGRNPWKPGSRAVDGNSQTTFDPSCIHTEEGKDYANPWFRVDLEQVEPVNEVYIVNRGDCCGERLNPFEIRVGPASSDDGITNPLCGSGLSVPQGKGVSFFCRPALFGQYVTIRVTADRQWPMHICEVEVYSARRACPMQAVGITSKLTIRNHSLSATSSRVGFEADKARLHGDGAWSPSDDVNSNDFLQVDLQYEFFICAVATQGYPLTSRSFWTTKYKLLFSVNAKDWLTYKENGKDKIFNGNSGREDVVKHSLVSFTRARFVRFQPTEFNNRKALRVEIYGVPVPAGPNQSPSNFNLSPLTSTSVFASWKLPSAGSIQGIRLLYKIKNTDDPFIAKTIASNSNLSTSITGLGKFTEYEFHVLAFTANGNGPLSPVQVVRTNEDVPPYRETKLEQLDKPITLFEKGPQSQETNWLQFSLLFCALIDDEFRHNVVKVCGGNRELKGHHLYRSNC encoded by the exons ATGGTGCAGggaaatatgaaattttattgCTTGGTGATATATCTTGCGTTGGCTGTGTCACTTGTATCAG gaGTCTGCATTCATTTGGATCTTGGTATGGAAAATGGAGTCATCCCAGACAGCAGAATAACTGCTTCATCTGAACTGAATGCAGGAACACCAGCAAAGAATGGCCGGCTGAACTACGTAGCTGGACCATCTTGGTGCGCACAGACCAATGACAGCAATCCATATCTTCAAATTGATCTCCAGTCCCCTCACGTCATATGTGCCGTGTCAATTCAAGGGAATTCCAAAGCAGATGAATGGGTGGAGACCTACACAATCCAGATATCAACAGATGGTGTCCATTGGACAGATTATGACAACGATGGAAACCCAAAG ATTTTCTTCGGAAATACTGACAGGAACAGTGAAGCGAAAGCTATCATCGGAGTCGTAACTCGATGGCTACGAAttgttgggaaaacaaaacacaataagtTTTGTATGAGAGCAGAATTGTTTGGAGTGAAGCGTCACCCAG AAAACCTCGCTCTCATGAAGGTCGCAGCACAGTCATCCAGGCACAACGACTCCAGTGGAGCAAATAACGCAGTGGACGGTAATCGCAATCCACTGTTTAATGCGAATGGTAACTGTGCCCTAACTAATCAAGGGGACCCCAGCTGGTGGCGAGTAGACCTGGGCACTAATCGTGTGCCAGTTTCAGATGTTTTGATTGTGAACCGTCTCCTTCCACCATCTGCGCTTCAAACTAATGGATATTATAACATCACAATAG GTGATGACTCAAATGTTGAACGAAATCTGGCGTGCAATGGCTTGGTTCGGTTTCAAGATTTTATTGCTTCATCAGTGTGTTACAGGAATCCATTGAAGACTGGACGATATGTTGGTATTTTGACCACGCAGGGGCGCCGCAGTATCCTCTCATTGTGTGAGGTGGAAATTTATTCACGAG AAAATCTTGCATTTAACAAACCAACAAAGATGATTGGCAGAAATCCGTGGAAGCCTGGCAGCAGAGCTGTAGATGGCAACAGCCAAACAACTTTTGATCCATCTTGTATACACACCGAGGAGGGCAAAGACTATGCAAATCCATGGTTTCGAGTAGACTTAGAACAAGTGGAGCCTGTGAATGAGGTGTACATTGTCAACCGGGGGGACTGCTGTGGGGAGCGATTGAATCCATTTGAGATCAGAGTGG GTCCAGCATCCAGTGATGATGGTATCACCAATCCCTTGTGTGGCAGTGGCCTCAGTGTCCCCCAAGGAAAAGGTGTTTCCTTCTTCTGTCGTCCTGCTTTGTTTGGACAGTACGTCACTATAAGAGTGACTGCAGATCGACAATGGCCAATGCACATTTGTGAAGTTGAAGTTTATTCTGCAAGAAGAG CGTGTCCGATGCAAGCTGTTGGCATAACAAGCAAATTAACAATTCGAAATCATAGCCTATCAGCTACGTCATCACGTGTTGGTTTTGAAGCTGACAAAGCTCGGTTGCATGGGGATGGTGCGTGGTCACCCAGCGATGACGTCAATTCCAATGACTTCCTACAAGTAGACTTGCAGTACGAGTTCTTTATCTGTGCAGTTGCTACTCAGGGATACCCACTGACCTCCAGAAGTTTCTGgacaacaaaatacaaattgtTGTTTTCAGTTAACGCCAAAGATTGGCTCACAtataaagaaaatggaaaagacAAG ATCTTTAATGGAAATAGTGGAAGGGAGGATGTTGTAAAACACAGTTTAGTGAGTTTTACCAGGGCGAGGTTTGTCAGGTTCCAGCCGACTGAATTTAATAATCGGAAGGCGCTTAGAGTGGAAATCTACGGTGTTCCTGTACCCGCAG GTCCAAATCAATCTCCAAGCAATTTCAATCTCTCACCTCTTACCTCTACAAGTGTGTTCGCCTCTTGGAAATTGCCATCTGCAGGATCCATACAAGGAATAAGGCTTCTGTACAAAATTAAGAACACAGATGACCCATTCATTGCTAAAACCATCGCTAGCAACTCGAATCTTAGCACAAGTATTACTGGCCTTGGGAAATTCACAGAGTATGAATTTCACGTGCTGGCGTTCACAGCCAATGGCAATGGACCACTGAGCCCGGTACAAGTAGTGAGAACAAACGAAGACG TGCCTCCATACCGAGAAACGAAACTGGAACAACTGGATAAACCCATCACTCTGTTCGAAAAAGGTCCCCAATCACAAG AAACAAATTGGCttcagttttctttgctcttCTGTGCTCTTATTGAtgatgaatttcgtcataatgTTGTCAAGGTTTGCGGTGGAAATCGCGAGCTGAAAGGTCATCACTTGTATAGGTCCAACTGCTAA